From Streptomyces zhihengii, the proteins below share one genomic window:
- a CDS encoding NYN domain-containing protein, whose protein sequence is MDRCVVLVDAGYLLGAAASLLAGEPARSRITVDHASLIQGLRELAEADTGRPLLRIYWFDGAPDRVPQPEHRRLRVMPRVTVRLGALTRSDGRWAQKGVDAAMHAELTELARNCACSDVVLVTGDGDLLPGLMSAKEHGVAVHLWAVQAADGDYNQSEDLVAEADERRVLDRIWITRAVRAKDLSGVCAPQPATRPDIAAILSAPLPESALASAAGRRAEAAGRNGAATAPADEDTESAPPPAAKGVPTPKDLASLRSHGPHHAPHHPPNATLRWSSDRGWIERSGGALGEPPESASLPTLAQLTSAEQRWADREEDITTVGGDPFEVGQVFARRWMERLPESGHVQKLSAMYPRIPHRIDGELLRYAARFGLLAHKDDQIDEHDRYAIRAGFWREIDVCTAAEHPAAADQPGPEGIRGGRTP, encoded by the coding sequence GTGGACCGCTGCGTCGTCCTGGTGGACGCCGGATATCTGCTGGGTGCCGCCGCGAGCCTTCTCGCGGGAGAACCGGCGCGCTCACGGATCACCGTCGACCACGCCTCCCTCATCCAGGGCCTGCGGGAACTCGCCGAGGCCGACACCGGCCGGCCCCTGCTGCGCATCTACTGGTTCGACGGGGCGCCCGACCGGGTGCCCCAGCCCGAACACCGCAGGCTGCGCGTGATGCCCCGGGTCACCGTCCGCCTCGGCGCACTGACCCGCAGCGACGGCCGCTGGGCCCAGAAGGGCGTCGACGCGGCCATGCACGCCGAGCTCACCGAACTGGCCAGAAATTGCGCCTGTTCCGACGTCGTTCTCGTCACCGGCGACGGAGACCTGCTCCCCGGGCTGATGTCCGCCAAGGAACACGGAGTCGCCGTCCACCTCTGGGCCGTCCAGGCCGCCGACGGCGACTACAACCAGTCCGAGGACCTGGTCGCCGAGGCCGACGAACGCCGGGTCCTCGACCGGATCTGGATCACCCGCGCCGTCCGCGCCAAGGACCTCAGCGGCGTCTGCGCGCCCCAGCCCGCCACCCGCCCCGACATCGCCGCCATCCTCTCCGCCCCGCTGCCCGAGTCGGCGCTCGCCTCGGCGGCCGGCCGGCGCGCCGAGGCCGCCGGGCGCAACGGCGCCGCGACCGCGCCCGCCGACGAGGACACCGAGAGCGCCCCGCCGCCCGCCGCCAAGGGCGTCCCCACACCCAAGGACCTCGCCTCGCTGCGCTCCCACGGCCCGCACCACGCGCCGCACCACCCGCCGAACGCCACCCTGCGCTGGTCCTCCGACCGGGGCTGGATCGAGCGGTCCGGCGGCGCCCTCGGCGAGCCGCCGGAGAGCGCGTCGCTGCCCACCCTCGCCCAGCTCACCAGCGCCGAGCAGCGTTGGGCGGACCGCGAGGAGGACATCACCACCGTCGGGGGCGACCCCTTCGAGGTGGGGCAGGTGTTCGCCCGGCGGTGGATGGAGCGGCTGCCGGAGAGCGGCCATGTGCAGAAGCTGTCCGCCATGTACCCGCGCATCCCGCACCGCATCGACGGGGAACTGCTGCGCTACGCCGCCCGGTTCGGCCTCCTCGCCCACAAGGACGACCAGATCGACGAGCACGACCGCTACGCGATCCGGGCGGGATTCTGGCGCGAGATCGACGTCTGCACGGCCGCCGAACACCCCGCCGCCGCGGACCAGCCGGGGCCCGAGGGCATCCGGGGCGGGCGGACCCCGTAG
- a CDS encoding ABC transporter ATP-binding protein: protein MSTVCVVRDLVKTYPAARGRRGTPGTPEVRATDGISLDVGHGEIFGLLGPNGAGKSTLVRQLTGLMRPDSGSVELLGHDLVRHPERAARLIGYLGQESTALDEMTVALAAETTGRLRGLSARQAREERDGVLDELGLGDLASRPVRRLSGGQRRLACFAAALVGHRPVLVLDEPTTGMDPVARRAVWAAVDRRREEHGATVLLVTHNVIEAESVLDRVAVLDRGRVIACDTPAGLKERVAGEVRVELVWREGPPLDVPEVAALRDAAQESGRRWTLRLAPEEARAAVAAVTGGAAFSALDDFTLATPSLEDVYLALGGNATKGLVKA from the coding sequence GTGAGTACGGTGTGTGTGGTGCGGGATCTGGTGAAGACGTACCCGGCCGCACGAGGACGAAGGGGTACGCCGGGGACACCCGAGGTGCGGGCCACCGACGGGATCAGCCTCGACGTCGGGCACGGCGAGATCTTCGGCCTGCTCGGACCCAACGGCGCGGGCAAGTCCACCCTGGTGCGTCAGCTCACCGGGCTGATGCGCCCCGACTCCGGCAGCGTGGAGCTCCTCGGCCACGACCTCGTACGCCACCCTGAACGCGCCGCACGGCTGATCGGCTACCTCGGGCAGGAGTCCACCGCCCTCGACGAGATGACCGTGGCCCTCGCCGCGGAGACGACCGGCCGGCTGCGCGGGCTGAGCGCACGGCAGGCCCGCGAGGAGCGGGACGGCGTCCTCGACGAGCTCGGCCTCGGCGACCTCGCCTCCCGTCCCGTCCGCAGGCTCTCCGGCGGCCAGCGTCGCCTCGCCTGCTTCGCCGCGGCCCTCGTCGGGCACCGGCCCGTGCTCGTCCTGGACGAGCCCACCACCGGGATGGACCCGGTCGCCCGGCGTGCCGTGTGGGCGGCCGTCGACCGGCGCCGCGAGGAGCACGGCGCGACCGTGCTGCTCGTCACCCACAACGTCATCGAGGCCGAGTCGGTGCTCGACCGGGTGGCCGTCCTCGACCGGGGCCGGGTCATCGCCTGCGACACCCCGGCCGGGCTGAAGGAACGTGTCGCCGGGGAGGTGCGCGTCGAGCTGGTGTGGCGCGAGGGCCCCCCGCTCGACGTGCCGGAGGTCGCCGCCCTGCGCGACGCCGCCCAGGAGTCCGGCCGGCGCTGGACCCTGCGGCTCGCTCCCGAGGAGGCCAGGGCGGCCGTCGCCGCCGTCACCGGGGGCGCCGCCTTCTCGGCGCTCGACGACTTCACCCTTGCCACCCCCAGCCTGGAGGACGTCTACTTGGCACTCGGCGGAAACGCGACGAAAGGGCTGGTCAAGGCGTGA
- a CDS encoding ABC transporter permease, with product MSTVSAESTGTTTAPTGTPGRAAPAPLAPAARLLPALGAVYRAQLSRARVARIPLLFVATFQSVGIMVLMRGVVDGGTEARAVVAGASVLVVAFVALNLLAQYFGQLRAQGGLDHYATLPVPPAAVVLGAAGAYASFTVPGTIVTAVIGSVLFGLPLTHLWILVAVIPLAGAALAGLGAALGLLAPRQELATLLGQLGMSAALLLGVLPAERMPEPIVWARDLLPSTYGVEAMARTFDAHPDWPAVALDLAVCAGVGVVSLAVATWAYRRAAVR from the coding sequence GTGAGCACGGTGTCCGCTGAGTCCACCGGGACGACCACCGCACCCACGGGCACGCCCGGGCGGGCCGCCCCCGCGCCGCTGGCACCCGCCGCGCGGCTGCTGCCCGCCCTCGGGGCCGTCTACCGGGCGCAGCTCTCCCGGGCCAGGGTGGCCCGGATCCCGCTGCTGTTCGTCGCCACCTTCCAGTCCGTCGGGATCATGGTGCTGATGCGCGGGGTCGTCGACGGCGGCACGGAGGCGCGCGCCGTCGTCGCGGGCGCCAGCGTGCTCGTGGTCGCCTTCGTCGCGCTCAACCTGCTCGCCCAGTACTTCGGGCAGCTCCGGGCGCAGGGCGGCCTCGACCACTACGCCACCCTGCCCGTGCCGCCCGCAGCGGTCGTCCTCGGCGCGGCCGGCGCCTACGCCTCGTTCACCGTGCCCGGCACGATCGTGACCGCGGTGATCGGCTCGGTCCTCTTCGGGCTGCCGCTGACCCACCTGTGGATCCTCGTGGCCGTGATCCCCCTCGCCGGGGCCGCCCTCGCCGGACTCGGCGCGGCCCTCGGGCTGCTCGCGCCCCGCCAGGAACTCGCCACCCTGCTCGGCCAGCTCGGGATGTCCGCCGCGCTCCTCCTCGGCGTGCTCCCGGCCGAACGCATGCCCGAGCCCATCGTCTGGGCCCGCGACCTGCTGCCCTCGACCTATGGCGTCGAGGCCATGGCCCGGACCTTCGACGCCCACCCGGACTGGCCGGCCGTCGCCCTCGACCTGGCGGTCTGCGCCGGTGTCGGCGTGGTCTCGCTGGCCGTCGCGACCTGGGCCTACCGGCGGGCAGCGGTCCGGTGA
- a CDS encoding ABC transporter permease, with protein MTAPLTPPHQPDRPSSSSGPPAPYASAWTDDARLAKQAELRRDLRDGAVVVAAVTVLGVALGLLWLWLAPRVPLVSNGDAVFLRNSEGEEAIAADGTFVLIAVALGALSAAGVFLFRRRGGIALVIALAVGGLLASLLGWGMGVWLGPSQDVVEHARRVGEGVTFDAYLQLRAKGALLAWPLAAMAVHLGLTALFAPRDPEPVHDPYATPAWPPRAP; from the coding sequence GTGACCGCACCTCTGACACCGCCCCACCAGCCTGACCGGCCGTCGTCCTCGTCGGGTCCGCCCGCCCCGTACGCCTCGGCCTGGACGGACGACGCCCGCCTGGCGAAGCAGGCGGAGCTCCGGCGCGACCTGCGGGACGGCGCCGTGGTGGTCGCCGCGGTGACGGTGCTCGGGGTCGCGCTCGGACTGCTGTGGCTGTGGCTCGCGCCCCGGGTGCCGCTGGTCTCCAACGGGGACGCCGTCTTCCTGAGGAACAGCGAGGGCGAGGAGGCCATCGCGGCCGACGGAACGTTCGTCCTGATCGCCGTCGCGCTCGGCGCGCTGAGCGCCGCGGGCGTCTTCCTGTTCCGCCGCCGCGGAGGCATCGCCCTGGTGATCGCGCTCGCCGTGGGCGGGCTGCTCGCCTCCCTGCTCGGCTGGGGCATGGGCGTCTGGCTCGGCCCGTCCCAGGACGTGGTGGAGCACGCCCGCCGGGTGGGGGAGGGCGTCACCTTCGACGCCTACCTCCAGCTCCGGGCCAAGGGCGCGCTGCTGGCCTGGCCGCTCGCGGCGATGGCGGTGCACCTGGGGCTGACCGCCCTCTTCGCCCCGCGCGACCCGGAGCCCGTCCACGACCCGTACGCCACCCCGGCGTGGCCCCCGCGCGCTCCCTGA
- the ybaK gene encoding Cys-tRNA(Pro) deacylase produces MAKKPKKQAGGTPATVALTAAGTPFTVHSYDHDPASPSYGEEAAEALGVPPARVFKTLVADVDGALTVAVVPVAGQLDLKALASAVGGKRATMADPAAAERTTGYVRGGISPLGQRKRLPTVLDASAWEHETICVSAGRRGLEVELAAEALRTLTSAVRAPIARA; encoded by the coding sequence GTGGCGAAGAAGCCGAAGAAGCAGGCCGGGGGCACGCCGGCGACGGTGGCCCTGACCGCGGCCGGCACCCCCTTCACCGTGCACTCCTACGACCACGACCCGGCCTCGCCGTCGTACGGCGAGGAGGCCGCCGAGGCGCTCGGGGTGCCGCCCGCCCGGGTCTTCAAGACCCTGGTGGCCGATGTCGACGGCGCCCTGACGGTGGCCGTCGTGCCCGTCGCGGGCCAGCTCGACCTCAAGGCGCTCGCCTCGGCGGTGGGCGGCAAGCGCGCCACCATGGCGGACCCGGCGGCGGCGGAGCGCACCACGGGCTACGTCCGGGGCGGCATCTCGCCGCTCGGCCAGCGCAAGCGGCTGCCGACGGTGCTGGACGCGTCGGCCTGGGAGCACGAGACGATCTGCGTATCGGCGGGGCGGCGCGGCCTGGAGGTCGAACTCGCCGCCGAGGCGCTGCGCACCCTCACCTCCGCCGTCCGCGCCCCGATCGCCCGCGCCTGA
- a CDS encoding LON peptidase substrate-binding domain-containing protein, which produces MTTARLPLFPLNSVLFPGLVLPLNVFEERYRAMMRELLKTADEEPRRFAVVAIRDGREVAPTEPGMPDPTTVVARGPAAGFGPDPVQAFHRVGCVADAATIRERPDGGFEVLATGTTRVRLLSVDASGPFLTAELEELPEEPGDGAAALAEGVLRAFRSYQQRLAGARERSMATGADLPDDPSVVSYLVAAAAILDTPAKQRLLQAPDTATRLREELKLLRAETAVLRHLPSLPAVELTRQPTNPN; this is translated from the coding sequence GTGACCACCGCTCGCCTGCCGCTCTTCCCGCTGAACTCGGTGCTGTTCCCCGGGCTCGTGCTGCCTCTGAACGTCTTCGAGGAGCGTTATCGCGCCATGATGCGCGAGCTGCTCAAGACGGCGGACGAGGAGCCGAGGCGCTTCGCCGTCGTCGCGATCCGCGACGGACGGGAGGTCGCCCCGACCGAGCCGGGCATGCCGGACCCGACCACGGTGGTGGCCCGCGGCCCGGCGGCGGGCTTCGGGCCCGACCCCGTGCAGGCCTTCCACCGGGTGGGATGCGTCGCGGACGCGGCCACCATCCGGGAGCGCCCCGACGGCGGTTTCGAGGTCCTGGCGACCGGCACCACCCGGGTCAGGCTGCTGTCCGTGGACGCGAGCGGCCCCTTCCTCACCGCCGAGCTGGAGGAGCTCCCCGAGGAGCCCGGCGACGGCGCGGCGGCACTCGCGGAGGGCGTGCTGCGCGCGTTCCGCAGCTATCAGCAGCGGCTCGCGGGGGCCAGGGAGCGGTCGATGGCGACCGGCGCCGACCTGCCGGACGACCCCTCGGTGGTGTCCTATCTGGTCGCCGCCGCGGCGATCCTCGACACGCCGGCCAAGCAGCGGCTGCTCCAGGCCCCCGACACGGCGACGCGGCTGCGCGAGGAACTGAAGCTGCTGCGCGCCGAGACGGCGGTGCTGCGGCACCTGCCCTCGCTGCCGGCCGTGGAGCTGACCCGGCAGCCGACGAACCCCAACTGA
- a CDS encoding oxidoreductase codes for MTEPLDGGPPDGVSPAEAAMWNAFRDGSTFDLSDTDPLQNNPFSPFPWGPERIVRAWVVARLLLNGPEARPGRVAALKLRGLQITGTLKLAGGSIAPYVELNGCRFESELLMPEAHFATLRLISCAVPRIEAARLRTEGDLHLPRCRVEHGIRLTDAQIGTDLLINQIHVRPDRRGRAITADGLSVAQDLQAELIETYGEVSLRGAKVGVSLSLRGSRLRAAGDRRALNAPQLSVERTLYLNGAWVSEATGNQGATPPFGINAGGLARGSRLQNFECHGGARLDDGRFGDSVDLDGARFVLGPREELSLRRITAPELRFHAERPEEGRVVLNGAKVVTLIDRASSWPGPGGLAMGGFVYENLVPHEEFPLSRRLEWVASATPEYSPEPYERLATVLRNSGEDADAREVLLAKQRRRRETLPLAAKLWGYLQDWTVAYGYRPGRAALWMAVLWAAGTFAFAAVEPEPMKKEEHPVWNPALYALDLLVPVINLGQDGYWRLDGRWQWAAAVLVLLGWILATTVAAGASRLLRRG; via the coding sequence GTGACCGAGCCGCTGGACGGCGGGCCTCCGGACGGAGTGAGCCCTGCCGAAGCAGCCATGTGGAACGCGTTCCGGGACGGCAGCACATTCGACCTCAGCGACACCGACCCCTTGCAGAACAATCCCTTCTCGCCTTTCCCCTGGGGTCCCGAACGAATCGTCCGCGCCTGGGTGGTGGCGCGGCTCCTGCTGAACGGCCCGGAGGCGAGACCGGGCCGGGTCGCGGCGCTCAAGCTCCGCGGCCTGCAGATCACCGGCACGCTCAAGCTGGCCGGCGGCAGCATCGCCCCCTACGTGGAGCTCAACGGCTGCCGCTTCGAGAGCGAACTGCTGATGCCGGAGGCGCACTTCGCCACCCTGCGGCTGATCAGCTGCGCCGTGCCGCGGATCGAGGCGGCGCGGCTGCGCACCGAGGGCGACCTGCATCTGCCGCGCTGCCGGGTGGAGCACGGCATCCGCCTCACCGACGCGCAGATCGGCACCGATCTGCTGATCAACCAGATCCACGTACGGCCCGACAGGCGGGGCCGGGCCATCACCGCGGACGGACTGTCGGTCGCCCAGGACCTCCAGGCCGAGCTGATCGAGACCTACGGCGAGGTCAGCCTGCGGGGCGCGAAGGTGGGCGTGTCGCTGAGCCTGCGCGGCTCCCGGCTGCGCGCGGCCGGCGACCGGCGCGCGCTCAACGCGCCGCAGCTCAGCGTGGAGCGGACGCTCTACCTGAACGGGGCGTGGGTGAGCGAGGCGACCGGCAACCAGGGCGCCACTCCCCCGTTCGGCATCAACGCGGGCGGCCTGGCGCGGGGGTCGCGGCTCCAGAACTTCGAGTGCCACGGCGGGGCGCGGCTGGACGACGGTCGGTTCGGCGACTCGGTCGACCTGGACGGAGCCCGCTTCGTCCTCGGCCCGCGCGAGGAGCTGTCGCTGCGCCGGATCACCGCTCCCGAGCTGCGGTTCCACGCGGAGCGGCCCGAGGAGGGCCGGGTGGTGCTGAACGGCGCCAAGGTCGTGACGCTGATCGACCGGGCGTCGAGCTGGCCGGGGCCCGGCGGCCTGGCGATGGGCGGCTTCGTCTACGAGAACCTCGTGCCGCACGAGGAGTTCCCGCTCTCGCGCCGCCTGGAATGGGTGGCGTCGGCGACGCCGGAGTACTCGCCGGAGCCGTACGAGCGGCTGGCCACGGTGCTGCGCAACAGCGGCGAGGACGCGGACGCGCGCGAGGTGCTGCTCGCCAAGCAGCGCCGCCGGCGCGAGACGCTGCCGCTGGCGGCGAAGCTCTGGGGGTACCTCCAGGACTGGACGGTGGCCTACGGGTACCGGCCGGGGCGGGCGGCGCTGTGGATGGCGGTGCTGTGGGCGGCGGGGACCTTCGCCTTCGCCGCGGTCGAACCGGAGCCGATGAAGAAGGAGGAGCACCCTGTCTGGAATCCGGCCCTCTACGCCCTCGATCTGCTCGTCCCGGTGATCAATCTCGGCCAGGACGGCTACTGGCGGCTGGACGGACGGTGGCAGTGGGCCGCGGCCGTGCTGGTGCTCCTCGGGTGGATCCTGGCGACCACGGTGGCGGCCGGGGCGTCCCGGCTGCTGCGGCGCGGCTGA
- the hisD gene encoding histidinol dehydrogenase, with product MISRIDLRGDALPEGGALRDLLPRADFDVAAALDKVRPICEDVHHRGDAALIEYAKRFDGVELDRVKVPAAALTRALAELDPDVRAALEESVRRARIVHRAQRRKDHTTQVVPGGTVTEKWIPVDRVGLYAPGGRSVYPSSVIMNVVPAQEAGVPSIALASPAQQEFGGLPHPTILAACALLGVDEVYAAGGATAVAMFAYGTESCPPANMVTGPGNIWVAAAKRYFTGRIGIDAEAGPTEIAVLADDTADPAHVAADLISQAEHDPLAAAVLVTDSEELAEAVERELEPQVAATKHVEDRIKPALAGRQSAIVLVSSVEDGLKVVDAYGAEHLEIQTADAAGIAARVRNAGAVFVGPWSPVSLGDYAAGSNHVLPTGGCACHSSGLSVQSFLRGVHIVDYTRDALADVAHHVVTLAEAEDLPAHGAALKARFGWKVPVR from the coding sequence GTGATCTCGCGAATCGACCTGCGCGGCGACGCCCTCCCCGAGGGTGGCGCTCTGCGCGACCTGCTGCCCCGTGCCGACTTCGACGTCGCGGCCGCCCTGGACAAGGTGCGGCCGATCTGCGAGGACGTGCATCATCGGGGCGACGCGGCGCTGATCGAGTACGCGAAGCGGTTCGACGGCGTCGAGCTGGACCGGGTCAAGGTCCCGGCCGCCGCCCTGACCAGGGCACTCGCCGAGCTCGACCCGGACGTACGGGCCGCTCTGGAGGAGTCGGTGCGGCGCGCCCGGATCGTGCACCGCGCCCAGCGCCGCAAGGACCACACCACCCAGGTCGTGCCCGGCGGCACCGTCACCGAGAAGTGGATCCCGGTCGACCGCGTCGGGCTCTACGCGCCCGGCGGCCGGTCCGTCTACCCCTCCTCCGTGATCATGAACGTGGTCCCGGCGCAGGAGGCCGGCGTCCCGTCCATCGCGCTCGCCTCCCCGGCCCAGCAGGAGTTCGGCGGCCTGCCGCACCCCACGATCCTCGCCGCCTGCGCCCTGCTCGGCGTCGACGAGGTGTACGCGGCCGGCGGCGCCACCGCCGTCGCGATGTTCGCGTACGGCACCGAGTCCTGCCCCCCGGCGAACATGGTGACCGGCCCCGGCAACATCTGGGTCGCCGCCGCCAAGCGGTACTTCACCGGCCGCATCGGCATCGACGCCGAGGCCGGCCCCACGGAGATCGCCGTCCTCGCCGACGACACCGCCGACCCGGCGCACGTCGCCGCCGACCTGATCAGCCAGGCCGAGCACGACCCGCTCGCCGCCGCCGTCCTGGTCACCGACTCCGAGGAGCTCGCCGAGGCCGTCGAGCGCGAGCTGGAGCCGCAGGTCGCCGCCACCAAGCACGTCGAGGACCGGATCAAGCCCGCCCTCGCCGGACGCCAGTCCGCGATCGTGCTCGTCTCCTCCGTGGAGGACGGCCTCAAGGTCGTCGACGCGTACGGCGCCGAGCACCTGGAGATCCAGACGGCCGACGCCGCGGGGATCGCCGCCCGGGTGCGCAACGCCGGCGCGGTCTTCGTCGGGCCGTGGTCCCCCGTCTCGCTGGGCGACTACGCGGCCGGCTCCAACCACGTCCTGCCGACCGGCGGCTGCGCCTGCCACTCCTCGGGCCTGTCCGTGCAGTCGTTCCTGCGCGGCGTCCACATCGTCGACTACACCCGCGACGCGCTCGCCGACGTCGCCCACCACGTGGTCACCCTGGCCGAGGCGGAGGACCTGCCGGCGCACGGCGCGGCCCTCAAGGCGCGCTTCGGCTGGAAGGTGCCGGTCCGGTGA
- a CDS encoding histidinol-phosphate transaminase: MSERASLGIDDLPIRDELRGKSPYGAPQLDVPVRLNTNENPYPLPEPLVERIAERVREAARGLNRYPDRDAVELREGLAAYLTRTTGHPVTREMVWAANGSNEVLQQLLQTFAGPGRLAIGFEPSYSMHGLIARGTGTGWISGPRRADFTVDTGAARAAIAEHRPHVVFVTSPNNPTGTAVDADTVTALYDAAQAARPSLVVVDEAYVEFSHRPSLLPLTEGRPNLVISRTMSKAFGAAGLRLGYLAAHPTVVDAVQLVRLPYHLSAVTQATALAALEHTDTLLGYVEQLKTERDRLVAELRATGYEVTDSDANFVQFGLFEDAHAVWRQILDRGVLVRDNGVPGWLRVTAGTPEENDAFLDAVRELKKEQSA; the protein is encoded by the coding sequence GTGAGCGAGCGCGCATCCCTCGGCATCGACGACCTGCCGATCCGCGACGAGCTGCGCGGCAAGTCGCCCTACGGCGCCCCGCAGCTCGACGTCCCCGTCCGGCTGAACACCAACGAGAACCCCTACCCGCTGCCGGAGCCGCTCGTCGAGCGGATCGCCGAGCGGGTGCGCGAGGCCGCCCGGGGGCTCAACCGCTACCCCGACCGGGACGCGGTCGAGCTCCGCGAGGGCCTCGCCGCCTACCTCACCCGCACCACCGGCCACCCGGTCACCCGGGAGATGGTCTGGGCGGCCAACGGCTCCAACGAGGTCCTCCAGCAGCTCCTCCAGACCTTCGCCGGCCCGGGCCGGCTGGCGATCGGCTTCGAGCCCTCGTACTCCATGCACGGACTGATCGCCCGCGGCACCGGCACCGGCTGGATCTCCGGGCCGCGGCGCGCGGACTTCACCGTCGACACCGGCGCCGCCCGCGCCGCGATCGCCGAGCACCGCCCGCACGTCGTCTTCGTCACCTCGCCCAACAACCCCACCGGGACGGCCGTCGACGCGGACACCGTGACCGCGCTGTACGACGCGGCCCAGGCCGCCCGCCCCTCGCTGGTGGTCGTCGACGAGGCGTACGTGGAGTTCAGCCACCGCCCCTCGCTGCTGCCGCTGACCGAGGGCCGGCCCAACCTGGTGATCTCCCGCACCATGTCCAAGGCGTTCGGCGCCGCCGGACTGCGCCTCGGCTACCTGGCCGCCCACCCCACGGTGGTGGACGCCGTCCAGCTCGTGCGCCTGCCGTACCACCTCAGCGCCGTCACCCAGGCCACCGCCCTCGCCGCGCTGGAGCACACCGATACGCTGCTCGGGTACGTGGAGCAGCTCAAGACGGAGCGCGACCGGCTGGTCGCCGAGCTGCGCGCCACCGGCTACGAGGTCACCGACTCGGACGCCAACTTCGTGCAGTTCGGCCTCTTCGAGGACGCGCACGCGGTCTGGCGGCAGATCCTCGACCGGGGCGTCCTCGTCCGCGACAACGGCGTACCGGGCTGGCTGCGGGTCACCGCGGGCACCCCCGAAGAGAACGACGCGTTCCTCGACGCGGTTCGTGAGTTGAAGAAGGAGCAGAGCGCATGA
- the hisB gene encoding imidazoleglycerol-phosphate dehydratase HisB: protein MTREGRIGRVERTTKETSVVVEIDLDGTGKVDVATGVGFFDHMLDQLGRHGLFDLTVKTDGDLHIDTHHTIEDTALALGAAFRQALGDKVGIYRFGNCTVPLDESLAQVTVDLSGRPYLVHTEPENMAPMIGAYDTTMTRHIFESFVAQAQVALHIHVPYGRNAHHIVECQFKALARALRYASERDPRAAGILPSTKGAL from the coding sequence ATGACGCGCGAGGGTCGTATCGGAAGGGTCGAGCGGACCACCAAGGAGACCTCGGTCGTCGTCGAGATCGATCTCGACGGCACCGGCAAGGTCGACGTCGCCACCGGCGTCGGCTTCTTCGACCACATGCTGGACCAGCTCGGCAGGCACGGTCTGTTCGACCTCACCGTCAAGACCGACGGCGACCTGCACATCGACACCCACCACACCATCGAGGACACCGCCCTCGCCCTCGGCGCCGCCTTCCGGCAGGCCCTCGGCGACAAGGTCGGCATCTACCGGTTCGGCAACTGCACCGTGCCGCTCGACGAGTCCCTCGCCCAGGTCACCGTCGACCTCTCCGGCCGCCCGTACCTCGTGCACACCGAGCCGGAGAACATGGCGCCCATGATCGGCGCCTACGACACGACGATGACCCGCCACATCTTCGAGTCCTTCGTCGCCCAGGCCCAGGTCGCGCTGCACATCCACGTCCCGTACGGCCGCAACGCCCACCACATCGTCGAGTGCCAGTTCAAGGCCCTCGCCCGGGCCCTGCGGTACGCGTCGGAGCGCGACCCCCGCGCCGCCGGCATCCTTCCCTCCACGAAGGGCGCGCTGTAA
- the hisH gene encoding imidazole glycerol phosphate synthase subunit HisH — protein MSAAAKKVVVFDYGFGNVRSAERALARVGADVEITRDYDTAMNADGLLVPGVGAFSACMDGLRRARGEWVVGRRLAGGRPVMGICVGMQILFARGIEHGVETEGLDEWPGTVGPLKAPVVPHMGWNTVEAPADSDLFAGVGADERFYFVHSYAVHDWELEVTNPAIRAPRVTWATHGEPFVAAVENGALWATQFHPEKSGDAGAQLLTNWIGTL, from the coding sequence ATGAGCGCAGCAGCCAAGAAGGTCGTCGTCTTCGACTACGGCTTCGGCAACGTCCGCTCCGCCGAGCGGGCCCTCGCCCGGGTCGGCGCCGACGTCGAGATCACCCGCGACTACGACACCGCCATGAACGCCGACGGACTGCTCGTCCCCGGCGTCGGCGCGTTCTCCGCCTGCATGGACGGACTGCGCAGGGCCCGCGGCGAGTGGGTCGTCGGCCGCCGGCTGGCCGGCGGGCGCCCCGTCATGGGCATCTGCGTCGGCATGCAGATCCTCTTCGCCCGCGGCATCGAGCACGGCGTCGAGACCGAGGGCCTCGACGAATGGCCGGGCACCGTCGGCCCGCTGAAGGCCCCCGTCGTGCCCCACATGGGCTGGAACACCGTCGAAGCCCCCGCGGACAGCGACCTGTTCGCCGGGGTCGGCGCCGACGAGCGCTTCTACTTCGTGCACTCCTACGCGGTGCACGACTGGGAGCTGGAGGTCACCAACCCCGCCATCCGCGCCCCCCGGGTCACCTGGGCGACGCACGGCGAGCCCTTCGTCGCCGCCGTCGAGAACGGCGCGCTGTGGGCCACCCAGTTCCACCCCGAGAAGTCCGGCGACGCCGGAGCCCAGCTCCTCACCAACTGGATCGGAACACTGTGA